In one Modestobacter sp. L9-4 genomic region, the following are encoded:
- a CDS encoding AAA family ATPase — protein sequence MPRWDDTPLVGRAAELDRLLQHVDRAASGRSSAVLVAGDAGVGKSRLLEELGARATARGVRVLVGHCVDLGDVGLSYLPFVDLLRPVAADPVLRAVLDRYPQLTDVLTGRVRTVAPDQPVPAAADLGGPLLSAHRALGRPADDGRLQLFESVAALLGELAAEQPLVVVLEDLHWADRSSRDLLRYLLARLVDEPVAVIASYRADDLHRRHPLRPLLAELVRLPGVERLQLAALPDADVERLVRGLAAARGGASDRVVDDVVARAEGNAFYAEELLAAGLHGEELPLGLSDVLLARVETVSPEAQEVLRVAAVAGRRVRHELVLAVSGQAAAQLERSLAEAVHHHLLVVADDGRYLFRHALLREAVLADLLPGERVRLHGAVATHLADHPGTGTAAERAHHLLASNDLPGALTASLDAAAAAGRVGAPAEQLQHLEAALALWPVVPDAAGRAGRAHWQLLVDTAASARVAGEVHRAVALLRAAQGVLGPAGDPADRARVHHTLAQTLTRIEDQEAAHRESTAALALVPADPPSVVRTWAAATHARTSWAVGRPEEATSAGEEALAAADALGLDSAWADTAVSLARMQRVHDPAAVQRRLQEALLRARRSGDADVEMRVLFNLAITAYDAGDVAGTLAVTGPAVVRARELAVEWSFYAAEVRHLEVLARHAAGDWDAALALADELARVPEMASHVRANGLLVLTGRGDPAARPRLAWARDLTDRLDVHLSLMLATVTAEVELAAQDGEPDEAVRRATWADRRMQELWGGDRLGSLRLLTSALSVVADAAARARTTGQVDVLTRWVREGEALAELAEQVVAEYVPLIGPLGVEALAWQHRLAAEVSRLHGRAAPQLWRAVVEAFGYGHVPEQAVSRFRLAEALLAVDDRPAAGDELRRAHEVAVRLGAVPLRTAVEALARRGRLDLPGVRTTEPGAVLTPREAEVLALLARGCTNRQVGAALFISEKTASVHVSNILAKLGVSGRTEAVAVAAARGLLG from the coding sequence GTGCCACGCTGGGACGACACCCCGCTCGTCGGTCGGGCCGCTGAGCTCGACCGGCTGCTCCAGCACGTCGACCGGGCGGCCTCCGGGCGGTCCTCGGCGGTGCTGGTGGCCGGGGACGCCGGCGTGGGCAAGAGCCGGCTGCTCGAGGAGCTGGGTGCCCGCGCGACGGCGCGCGGGGTGCGGGTGCTGGTCGGCCACTGCGTCGACCTCGGCGACGTCGGCCTGTCCTACCTGCCCTTCGTCGACCTGCTGCGCCCGGTGGCCGCCGACCCGGTCCTGCGGGCTGTGCTGGACCGGTACCCGCAGCTCACCGACGTGCTCACCGGCCGCGTCCGGACGGTGGCACCCGACCAGCCGGTCCCCGCTGCGGCCGACCTCGGGGGGCCGCTGCTGTCGGCCCACCGGGCGCTGGGCCGGCCCGCGGACGACGGTCGGCTGCAGCTGTTCGAGTCGGTCGCGGCGCTGCTGGGGGAGCTGGCCGCCGAGCAGCCGCTGGTCGTGGTGCTGGAGGACCTGCACTGGGCCGACCGGTCCAGCCGGGACCTGCTCCGGTACCTGCTGGCCCGGCTGGTCGACGAACCGGTCGCCGTCATCGCCTCCTACCGGGCCGACGACCTGCACCGGCGGCACCCGCTGCGCCCGCTGCTGGCCGAGCTGGTGCGGCTGCCCGGGGTCGAGCGCCTGCAGCTGGCGGCGCTGCCCGACGCCGACGTGGAGCGCCTCGTCCGGGGCCTGGCCGCGGCGCGCGGCGGGGCGAGCGACCGCGTGGTCGACGACGTGGTGGCCCGCGCCGAGGGCAACGCGTTCTACGCCGAGGAGCTGCTGGCGGCCGGTCTGCACGGCGAGGAGCTGCCGCTGGGTCTCAGCGACGTCCTGCTCGCCCGGGTCGAGACGGTCTCCCCGGAGGCGCAGGAGGTCCTCCGCGTCGCCGCCGTCGCCGGGCGCCGGGTGCGGCACGAGCTGGTGTTGGCGGTGAGCGGGCAGGCCGCGGCACAGCTGGAGCGGTCGCTGGCCGAGGCGGTCCACCACCACCTGCTCGTCGTCGCCGACGACGGCCGCTACCTGTTCCGCCACGCCCTGCTGCGCGAGGCGGTGCTGGCCGACCTGCTGCCCGGTGAGCGGGTGCGCCTGCACGGCGCGGTCGCCACCCACCTGGCCGACCACCCCGGCACCGGGACGGCCGCCGAGCGCGCGCACCACCTGCTGGCCAGCAACGACCTGCCCGGGGCGCTGACCGCCTCGCTGGACGCCGCCGCGGCCGCCGGGCGGGTGGGCGCCCCGGCCGAGCAGCTGCAGCACCTGGAGGCCGCGCTGGCGCTGTGGCCGGTGGTGCCCGACGCGGCCGGACGGGCGGGGCGGGCGCACTGGCAGCTGCTGGTGGACACGGCCGCGTCGGCCCGGGTCGCCGGTGAGGTGCACCGTGCCGTGGCCCTGCTCCGCGCGGCGCAGGGCGTCCTGGGCCCGGCCGGGGACCCGGCCGACCGGGCCCGGGTGCACCACACGCTGGCCCAGACGCTGACCCGGATCGAGGACCAGGAGGCCGCCCACCGGGAGAGCACGGCCGCCCTGGCCCTGGTGCCGGCCGACCCGCCCTCGGTGGTGCGCACCTGGGCGGCGGCCACGCACGCCCGTACCAGCTGGGCGGTGGGCCGCCCCGAGGAGGCGACCAGCGCCGGGGAGGAGGCGCTGGCCGCCGCCGACGCCCTCGGCCTGGACAGCGCGTGGGCCGACACCGCGGTGTCCCTGGCGAGGATGCAGCGGGTGCACGACCCGGCAGCGGTGCAGCGGCGGTTGCAGGAGGCGCTGCTGCGCGCTCGCCGGTCCGGGGACGCGGACGTGGAGATGCGGGTGCTGTTCAACCTCGCGATCACCGCCTACGACGCCGGCGACGTCGCCGGCACGCTCGCGGTGACCGGTCCGGCCGTCGTCCGGGCCCGGGAGCTGGCCGTGGAGTGGTCGTTCTACGCCGCCGAGGTGCGCCACCTGGAGGTGCTCGCCCGCCACGCCGCCGGCGACTGGGACGCCGCCCTCGCCCTCGCCGACGAGCTGGCCCGGGTGCCGGAGATGGCCTCCCACGTCCGCGCGAACGGGCTGCTCGTGCTGACCGGTCGGGGTGACCCGGCCGCGCGGCCCCGGCTCGCCTGGGCGCGCGACCTCACCGACCGGCTGGACGTGCACCTGTCGCTGATGCTGGCCACCGTCACCGCGGAGGTCGAGCTGGCCGCCCAGGACGGTGAGCCGGACGAGGCGGTGCGGCGGGCGACCTGGGCCGACCGGCGGATGCAGGAGCTGTGGGGCGGCGACCGGCTCGGGTCGCTGCGGCTGCTGACGAGCGCGCTCTCGGTGGTCGCCGACGCCGCGGCCCGGGCGAGGACGACCGGTCAGGTCGACGTGCTCACCCGGTGGGTCCGCGAGGGCGAGGCGCTCGCCGAGCTGGCCGAGCAGGTGGTGGCCGAGTACGTGCCGCTGATCGGGCCGCTGGGGGTCGAGGCGCTGGCGTGGCAGCACCGGCTCGCGGCCGAGGTGAGCCGGCTCCACGGCCGCGCCGCCCCGCAGCTGTGGCGCGCGGTGGTCGAGGCGTTCGGCTACGGGCACGTCCCGGAGCAGGCGGTGAGCCGGTTCCGCCTCGCCGAGGCCCTGCTGGCGGTGGACGACCGGCCGGCAGCCGGCGACGAGCTGCGACGGGCCCACGAGGTGGCGGTACGCCTGGGCGCGGTGCCGCTGCGGACGGCGGTCGAGGCGCTCGCCCGCCGGGGACGGCTCGACCTGCCCGGGGTCCGCACGACCGAGCCGGGTGCCGTGCTGACGCCGCGGGAGGCCGAGGTGCTGGCGCTGCTGGCCCGCGGGTGCACCAACCGGCAGGTCGGCGCGGCGCTGTTCATCAGCGAGAAGACCGCGAGCGTGCACGTGAGCAACATCCTGGCCAAGCTCGGCGTCTCCGGCCGCACCGAGGCGGTGGCCGTCGCCGCCGCCCGCGGGCTGCTCGGCTGA
- a CDS encoding DEAD/DEAH box helicase: MATATQAAARAPQTNSRPLRAWQTAALGKYEESSPKDFLVTATPGAGKTTFALTLAQRLLAKREVARVVVVCPTDHLRMQWADAAHAMGIVLDPNLTNAIGPVRAGTQGYVTTYAQVAGKPMLHAARATSVKTLVILDEVHHAGDGLSWGEAIEEAFTRAARRLSLTGTPFRTKADERIPFVTYVEDGFEGQGGLMSTADFTYGYKEALADNVVRPVVFAAYTGTSRWRNSAGEVVAASLTEAGTKSVEMQAWRTALDPKGQWVPHVIAAMDDRITHLRESGMPDAAGLVLASDQDDAREYAKIVRRVTGKAPELILSDDPKASKKIEKFNLGGARIAVCVRMVSEGVDVPRAAVLAWMTSYRTPLFFAQAVGRVVRARGPHESATVFLPAVRPLLSLAASMEEQRNHVMPPPKSQPDEELEALDLPPREPREGEMQKWEALEADARFAHVLHSGTAHTGEGRGATVVLGEEEEEYLGIPGLLTPAQTAELLSKRDDELRIRIAASHARGDDDGFMVVEDHPEEEAVSNGWRDVAELRREITRLVNRIAAKTSQPQAVVHTQLRQSVPGPPSASASVEVLRARRERLRTML, translated from the coding sequence ATGGCGACTGCGACACAGGCGGCGGCGCGAGCCCCGCAGACGAACAGCCGACCGCTCCGGGCCTGGCAGACCGCGGCCCTCGGCAAGTACGAGGAGTCCTCCCCCAAGGACTTCCTGGTCACCGCGACGCCGGGCGCCGGGAAGACCACCTTCGCCCTGACCCTGGCCCAGCGGCTGCTCGCCAAGCGCGAGGTCGCCCGGGTCGTCGTCGTCTGCCCGACCGACCACCTGCGCATGCAGTGGGCCGACGCCGCCCACGCGATGGGCATCGTGCTGGACCCGAACCTGACCAACGCGATCGGCCCGGTGCGCGCCGGCACGCAGGGCTACGTCACCACCTACGCCCAGGTCGCCGGCAAGCCGATGCTGCACGCCGCCCGCGCGACCAGCGTCAAGACGCTGGTGATCCTGGACGAGGTGCACCACGCCGGTGACGGCCTGTCCTGGGGTGAGGCCATCGAGGAGGCGTTCACCCGCGCGGCCCGCCGGCTGTCGCTGACCGGGACGCCGTTCCGCACCAAGGCCGACGAGCGCATCCCGTTCGTCACGTACGTGGAGGACGGCTTCGAGGGCCAGGGCGGCCTCATGTCGACCGCCGACTTCACCTACGGCTACAAGGAGGCCCTCGCCGACAACGTGGTCCGCCCCGTCGTCTTCGCCGCCTACACCGGCACCTCGCGCTGGCGGAACTCCGCCGGTGAGGTCGTCGCCGCCTCGCTCACCGAGGCCGGCACCAAGTCGGTGGAGATGCAGGCCTGGCGCACCGCGCTGGACCCCAAGGGCCAGTGGGTGCCGCACGTCATCGCCGCGATGGACGACCGGATCACCCACCTGCGCGAGTCCGGCATGCCCGACGCCGCCGGCCTGGTGCTGGCCAGCGACCAGGACGACGCCCGCGAGTACGCCAAGATCGTCCGCCGGGTCACCGGCAAGGCCCCGGAGCTGATCCTCTCCGACGACCCCAAGGCGTCGAAGAAGATCGAGAAGTTCAACCTCGGCGGCGCCCGGATCGCCGTCTGCGTGCGGATGGTCTCCGAGGGCGTCGACGTCCCCCGTGCCGCCGTCCTGGCCTGGATGACCTCCTACCGGACGCCGCTGTTCTTCGCCCAGGCCGTCGGCCGCGTCGTCCGCGCCCGCGGGCCGCACGAGTCGGCGACGGTGTTCCTCCCCGCGGTGCGGCCGCTGCTCTCGCTCGCCGCGTCCATGGAGGAGCAGCGCAACCACGTCATGCCCCCGCCGAAGAGCCAGCCCGACGAGGAGCTCGAGGCGCTCGACCTGCCGCCGCGCGAGCCGCGCGAGGGCGAGATGCAGAAGTGGGAGGCACTCGAGGCCGACGCCCGCTTCGCCCACGTGCTGCACAGCGGGACGGCGCACACCGGCGAGGGCCGCGGCGCCACCGTCGTCCTCGGCGAGGAGGAGGAGGAGTACCTGGGCATCCCCGGGCTGCTCACCCCCGCCCAGACCGCCGAGCTGCTCTCCAAGCGGGACGACGAGCTGCGCATCCGCATCGCCGCCTCGCACGCGCGGGGGGACGACGACGGCTTCATGGTCGTCGAGGACCACCCCGAGGAGGAGGCGGTGAGCAACGGCTGGCGCGACGTCGCCGAGCTGCGCCGCGAGATCACCCGGCTGGTGAACCGGATCGCGGCCAAGACGTCGCAGCCGCAGGCCGTGGTGCACACCCAGCTGCGGCAGTCGGTGCCCGGCCCGCCGTCGGCGTCCGCGTCGGTCGAGGTCCTCCGCGCCCGCCGCGAGCGCCTCCGCACGATGCTCTGA
- a CDS encoding GNAT family N-acetyltransferase, translating into MTSSLTWLTSPDDVDGELRAELTACWRDVANAGGAVGFAQQLPVTADVVRPVLDATVEAPGARLLVARADGAVAGWLVLITNDEPVFAHWAWVKRVQTAVAHRGTGVARTLMTEVARSARDDLGLEWLRIEVRGGAGLEPFYERFGWQVVGSWPRAVAVTPDDRRDEVLMTLPLR; encoded by the coding sequence GTGACCTCGTCGCTGACCTGGCTGACCTCCCCGGACGACGTCGACGGGGAGCTGCGCGCCGAGCTCACCGCCTGCTGGCGCGACGTCGCCAACGCCGGGGGAGCGGTCGGCTTCGCCCAGCAGCTGCCGGTGACCGCGGACGTCGTCCGACCGGTGCTCGACGCGACCGTCGAGGCGCCCGGTGCCCGGCTGCTCGTGGCCCGGGCGGACGGCGCGGTCGCCGGCTGGCTGGTGCTGATCACGAACGACGAGCCGGTCTTCGCCCACTGGGCGTGGGTCAAGCGGGTGCAGACCGCGGTGGCGCACCGGGGCACCGGCGTGGCCCGGACGCTGATGACCGAGGTCGCCCGGTCCGCCCGCGACGACCTCGGGCTGGAGTGGCTGCGCATCGAGGTGCGCGGCGGTGCCGGGCTGGAGCCGTTCTACGAGCGGTTCGGCTGGCAGGTCGTCGGCAGCTGGCCCCGCGCCGTCGCGGTCACCCCGGACGACCGCCGCGACGAGGTCCTGATGACGCTGCCCCTGCGGTGA
- a CDS encoding FAD-dependent monooxygenase, protein MHDTTPGGPHAPHAVVVGAGPVGLWTAGELALAGVRTTLLEQTGRRSENSKALGLLPRTLEVLALRGALGPVLTAGRPLPRWHFGMLETLLDFQQLDTPYPFMLSVPQTVTESVLEQRALDLGVEIQRDTAFRDLQQTADEVLVTTERDGRTTQLRADLLVGADGARSGVRAAAGIAFPGEPSSNWGFLGDVHLTEPPPPGFRRRSPEGALIVAPLPDGTFRVTGWDPEHQDRDEELDLETLRATTVRIAGADFGMHDPRWLSRFGDANRLAATYRAGRVLLAGDAAHVHWPTGGLGLNAGLQDAMDLGWRAAAFLHGTAPASTLDRYGDERHDYGQELRRSTLAQGALIRARTPAEVATREVVDGFLRSPEGNAHTAGSVSCIDLAYARGDGDDPLVGRRCPLPVGDPAALAEFLDLFMPGELVLLSTTPEQIAAVGVPSTTGRLPADVAARLGATAVVVRPDGHIAWASRGTGAITDADVRAALVASGALLPR, encoded by the coding sequence ATGCACGACACCACCCCCGGCGGCCCGCACGCCCCGCACGCCGTCGTCGTCGGCGCCGGCCCGGTGGGGCTCTGGACCGCCGGCGAGCTCGCCCTCGCCGGGGTGCGGACGACCCTGCTCGAGCAGACCGGCCGGCGGTCGGAGAACTCGAAGGCGCTCGGTCTGCTGCCGCGCACGCTCGAGGTCCTCGCCCTCCGCGGCGCCCTCGGCCCTGTCCTGACTGCCGGCCGACCACTCCCGCGCTGGCACTTCGGGATGCTGGAGACGCTGCTGGACTTCCAGCAGCTGGACACCCCGTACCCGTTCATGCTCTCGGTGCCGCAGACGGTCACTGAGAGCGTCCTGGAGCAGCGCGCTCTCGACCTGGGCGTCGAGATCCAGCGGGACACCGCCTTCCGCGACCTGCAGCAGACCGCCGACGAGGTGCTGGTGACCACCGAGCGGGACGGCCGGACGACGCAGCTGCGCGCCGACCTGCTGGTCGGCGCCGACGGCGCGCGCAGCGGTGTGCGCGCCGCGGCGGGCATCGCCTTCCCCGGCGAACCGAGCAGCAACTGGGGCTTCCTCGGCGACGTGCACCTGACGGAGCCGCCGCCGCCCGGCTTCCGCCGGCGGTCCCCCGAGGGTGCGCTGATCGTCGCCCCGCTCCCCGACGGGACCTTCCGGGTGACCGGCTGGGACCCCGAGCACCAGGACCGGGACGAGGAGCTCGACCTGGAGACCCTGCGGGCCACCACCGTGCGCATCGCGGGGGCGGACTTCGGGATGCACGACCCCCGCTGGCTGTCCCGCTTCGGGGACGCCAACCGGCTCGCGGCCACCTACCGCGCGGGCCGGGTGCTCCTGGCCGGGGACGCGGCACACGTCCACTGGCCCACCGGGGGCCTGGGCCTCAACGCCGGCCTGCAGGACGCGATGGACCTCGGCTGGCGGGCAGCGGCGTTCCTCCACGGCACCGCTCCCGCATCGACACTCGACCGCTACGGCGACGAGCGCCACGACTACGGCCAGGAGCTCCGGCGGTCCACCCTCGCGCAGGGCGCGCTCATCCGGGCGAGGACACCCGCCGAGGTGGCCACCCGGGAGGTCGTCGACGGCTTCCTGCGCTCGCCGGAGGGGAACGCGCACACCGCCGGGTCCGTGAGCTGCATCGACCTGGCCTACGCCCGGGGCGACGGGGACGACCCCCTGGTCGGCCGGCGCTGCCCGCTGCCGGTCGGGGACCCCGCCGCGCTCGCGGAGTTCCTGGACCTCTTCATGCCCGGGGAGCTCGTCCTGCTGTCGACCACCCCCGAGCAGATCGCCGCGGTGGGCGTCCCGAGCACCACGGGACGGCTCCCCGCGGACGTGGCCGCCCGGCTCGGCGCGACCGCCGTGGTGGTCCGCCCGGACGGCCACATCGCCTGGGCGTCCCGCGGGACGGGGGCGATCACGGATGCCGACGTCCGGGCAGCGCTGGTCGCGTCCGGGGCCCTCCTCCCCCGCTGA
- a CDS encoding TetR/AcrR family transcriptional regulator, translating into MPPRPYHSPRRQAAADATLQAVLDAAMQAFGDVGYGRATIAAIARTAQVAPATVHAVVGGKPQLVLALVERGTQLPEIAAVLQSATAESDPVQAVERLVAGVRRVQDDVAGVARVMAEAAASEPLVGDLASRVEAMTREGFTEFVEHLDALGVLRPHGTAAASRERAVDALWYLLGYPSWEVLTRMGWAQDQAEVFLREHVAHAVLGPR; encoded by the coding sequence GTGCCGCCACGTCCGTACCACTCGCCCCGACGACAGGCTGCCGCGGACGCCACGCTGCAGGCCGTCCTCGACGCAGCGATGCAGGCCTTCGGCGACGTCGGCTACGGGAGGGCGACGATCGCGGCGATCGCCCGGACCGCCCAGGTGGCTCCCGCCACGGTCCACGCCGTCGTGGGCGGGAAGCCCCAGCTCGTCCTGGCACTGGTCGAGCGCGGCACGCAGTTGCCGGAGATCGCCGCGGTGCTGCAGTCCGCCACCGCGGAGTCCGACCCCGTGCAGGCGGTCGAGCGGCTGGTCGCCGGGGTGCGCCGCGTGCAGGACGACGTCGCCGGCGTCGCGCGCGTGATGGCGGAGGCGGCGGCCTCGGAGCCGCTGGTGGGAGACCTCGCCTCCCGGGTCGAGGCGATGACCCGGGAGGGGTTCACCGAGTTCGTCGAGCACCTCGACGCGCTCGGCGTGCTGCGGCCGCACGGCACGGCGGCCGCCTCGAGGGAGCGCGCGGTGGACGCCCTCTGGTACCTGCTCGGGTACCCGTCCTGGGAGGTGCTCACGAGGATGGGGTGGGCCCAGGACCAGGCCGAGGTCTTCCTCCGCGAGCACGTCGCGCACGCCGTCCTGGGCCCCCGCTGA